The Poecilia reticulata strain Guanapo linkage group LG1, Guppy_female_1.0+MT, whole genome shotgun sequence DNA window GATTCGACTAATAAAAACGGGGAATGTAAGATGTGGGCGGGACTTAATGTTCGCTACGCCCAGTTGCATCATTCCTCTGAGTTTTAGCGCTAAAGAGGATAACGGTCAAGCACAGTGATGTAAAAGTAGGTCATGTTTTGTAGAAAGTGCTGTTTGACTACAAACCTACAAACATAATAGATTAATACAAACTAATGTACCACTTTGTcaaccaatcaatcaaattttttatAGACCATTTCCATACAGAACGTGTCTTAAGCAGTAAGACAGCACAACACAGACTCTTCATCTGTGTGTttccattcagtttatttatgttatgCCAATTCACAAGTCATCTCAATGCACCTTACAGAAAAagccatttcattttaattaatcacatAGATTCCAACTAATCCTAGTTTTCAAACAGTGCATTAAGTTCACTTTGTCGtttaaattagcttaaaaagttttctgtctaAGGAAAGCCCACTAATTTTattgagcatttttaaaaaattttatccAGCATTCACTAGCGACACTAGTGAGGAGGAAAAACTCCCgcttgacaggaaaaaaaaacctccagcaggACCTGGTTCTGTATGAGCAACCATCTGTCACAACCAGCTGagggtttgagaagacagagcgGAGACACactaacaaaaacagaagagctGATGCAGGAGGACTCGCTAAGCTAAACCAAAGAGCAACTTTTGAGTACCCATTTCCTCgagaaaacagcaacagaacAAACATCtgtctaaaacaaaaactcatGAGCTGCAATATACATGTTACAGAAATTGTATCAAATGCTAGAGAAGCTGTGAATtttgtaatagtttttttttttttggtttgttttaggTCTGCGAGTTAGCATGACTCCCTCATGTCAATTTCTGATTTCTGTCTGTGTTGACTGCTCACAGCTGCTCTATACAAAGTTTTTGTAAAACCTGAACCATGAATCTGACCGTTTTTAATTTACATCCCAGCAGagcatcctcttcctccctgtGTAGACGTTCAAGGGATAAACGCTCCTCTCCAACTACTTCCTTTAATGTCTCTGATGCCTCACAAGGCTAAATTTACTCTATACATTAGGAAGTTGGTATGTCTGCCTCCCCAAGgtaacacatttatttcctcaCAGGAATGCAGACTTGGGGTGGTGGGCTGTATGTTCATGTCTATATTTAAAGCCGAATGCAGCTGATGGCCCGGGACCTTCAGCTGTTCAGATCCTCGTTAAGTCAGTCGAACAGGAGCAGAACTTCttgttccaaaacaaaaatacaagtaAAGTCTAAATCAGCCATCTTGTTCACTTTGGATTTGGTTGAGTCTTTGTGGCATCTTCTGTCTGTCGGTTCActcatttgattcagttttaaagttgatttatttcataaatcaaTATTCCTGGGCTCAAATCCCAACAGCGGCTGTTCGTTTGGAGTGTGCAggtttttaatttgcatttcaggagttcccccccaccccccctcaGTCCAAAGACAAGCATGATCGtttatttaaggattttttgtttttcacggATGGATGGATCCATAAAAAAGACATAAACAAATGAAGTCCTCATGCCTCTCAGCTCGGTGTTGAATGAGACCTTCTGCCTGTACagatgttcaaatgtttttaattcagtttcccACAGTAAGTTTTCCTCCTCCCACAGTTATAGGAGGAGGAAAATATCCCGGCCTTTATTGTACAATTTTCTGTTctaattatttaaacagaaatattgcCAATCTACCTTTGAGGCaaataatttctgtaaaataaaggCAACAGAAACGTTTTTGTGGTTTATACAAATTAATGTAACCAAATAAAAACCAGTCAGGTGTcgcatatttatataaaaaagaatcatctttacagtttattttctgattaaatgaaAGTTCAAAAGAACTTAAATTATGTCTCtataaagctgcagtatgcagcttttattaaaagatatatatttttacatatttgttcaaactgtcaccaTCCTATTACAGTACAATACCAGAGAAAATCAGTGGAAAgatgctcctcttcctcctagCATTGTCAGACCGCTCCCAGTCAAAACGAACCAAGAGAAAGGTTTTCGCACTGTCCATCATGTTCATGCACATGCTGCTAAAAAAgctaatggaggagaaacatCTTACTGTTGCAGGAATACTGTTTATACTGCATGATCGGTGGCTATTCTAATTAGCTTGAGCATTAATGGCAGGGTTGTCTGCAggagagagaaaggaggaggCTGTGAGCAGTATGTACGGGAGCATGACTGAcaacgctaagaccctcctcctgactctggttgtttctgactgagtggtgtGTTTCTGAAGATGGGAGAAGGCAGCAGAGCTTGATCTCCCCCCCCtctcatttatatattttatatatatttcatattttatgaaagctacatactgcagctttaaactcaGTTCACACTAGCTGAAGCTTTCTGCAGTTTCTCCCTGTGGCTCTCCTTCTCAGTCTGACTGACGTACAAAGGTTACCACTTCCTGTGTCTGTCCCTTTTAACTATGACTCAGACTCTGTGTGAGCGCCGAGGCGTGACATGACGTTGCTGTTGTTTGATAAAACCCTGAGAGATTCCTAAAAATGACCCGAGAGCTGGAATGTATTAAGCTGACAGATCCAGGAGAAAAAGTCACGACAGATTGTTGCTAGCGGCAACTGAAGGCTCGAGTTGGTGTGTTTTGGTGCGCGTGTAACGAAAGCAAGCCAGCAGACAGAGACGATTTCAACTGTGACAAAcagaatctaaaacaaaatcaagaaactGCATGATTGTTGAAGAATTAATTAGCAATTTATTGCgagaaataagtatttgattgCTGAGGTCTAGTTGAAGGGAATTGTAATTTGTTTCAGAGAGAGCGCGAACTCCTATatgactgaaaacaagaaatgacaGTTATGGGGgaaatgattacatttattttctacactgcatttaaatttaagctTTCAAATGTATATAATCATTGTTTCACAGATACTGACTCCTCACAATTACTCAACACAACCCCAAAAAATTACTCCACCTGAGTGAAGTCAGCCTCTcaccttcttcaaattaaacaagATTGGTGACAAACGCTTGTGCTGCTTTGTGCagcaaaagttttttatttgtgccgctatcactttaaagatatttataaAGATTtcagaggtcatcaaaggtcaagcAGCCAGTCCACATTTACACAATCTAAAGAAATACGGTGTCAATCAACtatgctacgtttgtgctgttATAATTGGTAAGATTAAGAATAAAGTGTCCAGAGGTCACCAGAGATCAACCTCCGCCCCACATACATGAACAAAATCACAGAAACTTCATATAAATTAACTGTTTTATGTTGATTGGGACCAAATTTTGCTTGGTTTTGGAAATGTGAATGGAGGGAGGCTGACCTTAGATGACTTCTGGAAATATCTAGTAATATCTTTCAAATGAAGCAttataaatgaaactttttgctgcacaaacgaaGCACAAAAACGTTAGATActgattttctttaatttgaagAAGATGGGGCCCAACTTCACGCAGGCGATTACTCCTCAgttaacatgaaaataaaacacataaggAGCTTAATCTCAAACAACAGCTGAAAAGCTCAAAGgtatgaaataaaagtaaacattgCTCATAGAATATTGCTTTTGAAGTTAGTGTAACAAAAGTACATTCTCATCAAAACCCTCCGTAGTGAATGTAATCTTTCCGATTCTTCTTTTCCATTCATGCCTGCAACAGATCACACAGAGGTGTCGCCATTTACTGTGGCGTGTTCAGCTTCTTCTCCACAGTAATCCTTACATGTGAAGTTGTCATGAGTCCactgagagagacagagaggaagagaaggagagagacagagacagagagagacagagagagagagagagagagagagagagagagagagagagagagagagagagagagaactcaGATGCCGGAAACAATCCACACAACATTTGGTCAAGCCAAAGCCCAGAGCTTCAGGGAGGAAACCGCATCAGCAGTCTGTGACATCAGAGATTAATCATAGACCAGCCGTCCCCCCCCCCACCGTCCCTCTGTGTGGAGATCCAGAGGGGACAGCCATGATGGACACCTGTCACAGCTCTTCCCCGTCTGCAGAGCGTCTCCGTTGCTTGAGACGGAGGCCAGCAGGGAGGAAGAGCGCTCAGCATGAAGCAGCTGCTAAAAACTGGGGGGTATCTGCTGTGACAGACACTGCGCTGACACCGACTGCGAAAGCTTCCGTCGCTTTGGTCTCTAATTGTTTGCAATTACACATTAGTCTGCGATTTTCACTCTGTAACTCAAAAATATTGGCAGAATGAGTAAAGCAGCAAATCTCTAAATCGCACAGTGACGTCCTCAGGAGTCTTAGTCAGATTTGAACAAATGAAGCGACCAGCTGGTGTCGGATTCACGGGCTGGACGGTTTTACAGGATGTTTGCTGCTCCACGTTCACTTTCTGAGAAATCTAACTTACTGAACGTTTNNNNNNNNNNNNNNNNNNNNNNNNNNNNNNNNNNNNNNNNNNNNNNNNNNNNNNNNNNNNNNNNNtatatatatatagcaaaaACACTGATCATACCAGGGTTTTACCagtctttataaaaataaatgtcacattgatttaaaaaaataatatgataCACAAGGgatgtttcagaaaagttttcattttgagaATTTGTGTAATCCATCCCAGTTTGACCAGTTTGATCCACGCCAACGAGGAATCTGCAAATCAAATGCCAACTTCTGTGATGTCACCCTCCACTGAGGTACAGTCCTATTTTCTTAGGCTCAACTGCAAcataattcctttttttttggtgtgttttaatTATATGAAATATGGCTGCAAATACACGTACACGTTGTTTCTTTATCCTTAATCCAATATCTGTAAAGTTTATATCTTTATAATTTATGTCTGTATGTTGTgagttatttctttgttttcacaatCTTTGCCAATAAAGTTGATTCTTATTCTTcagcaatttttttgtttgggctttaatgtatttattcaagCAATTTCTTTAAATGATATTTCTCTgctattttgtactttttttaaggAACTGTCTCTGCTCATCAGCATACAAACCCTGCGTGTTTCAGAGATCGTTCGAACGGCCAGAGTGCATGACAGATTTGACCTGGCAGGGTCGTGTTTGGagtgtaaacacacacagaatacTCGGACACATCGACCTTGTTGTCAGTGTGATAATCACTGGTGTGTTTCCAAACGTGGTGGTTCAAACTGAAGGTGATCTGGAGAAAATGTCCTCGGCTTTCTTTCTAAAAAACTGTAGCCCATTTTCTTTGTATGAAGGAAAACATTCCCAGAGCAGCTTTGACATCAGGAGCTTCCTATAAATGCAGTGTCACTGCTTCAGAATGACTGCAGACGGCTGGTGTTTATTTTCGGCAGCCTGTGAATTGCTGGGTGTGGCGTTTGCAGATGGCAGGGATAGTACAGATACCATTACCAGATGTACAATTTATGCTGCACACTTTATGCGTTATTTTCACCGACAATCAAACTGCaggacagtgtgtgtgtgtgtgtgtgttaatccACAGACGAAAAGTGTCGTACCTGGACGGTTTACTTGTGTATGTGCAGGTCTGAGAAAGCTTGGGTCAGGAATGGGTCAAGGGATCATTTAAAGAGGTAGGATGTCATTTCTGTGGGGCGCGTCGGAGAGGAGAAACTCCTCAGCAGTTCTTTGGATtggagtgcgtgtgtgtgtgtgcgtgtttcaGGAGCAGTGGCCTCCAGGCATGTCTGGATTAGCcactttatttcaaatatctCAGATGGTTGAGATCATTACCAAACCACGGTTTGTCTCAAGTTGTGTAAACACTTTCTTTCCTGAATTTTCAGATGTTAATTCTTAATCCAGTACTTCATCGTCTCAtgaggaaaatgtatttctttaagAAACCACTAAAATGCTTGGGACCTTTTCACCCTTTTAGCCATTAATTCCCACTATTTCCTGCCCACATGTTGCTATTTAGGtcatttcttcttccatttatatatattttacccaTAAACAAACCTTTTCATTCCCATAGTTTATGCTTAATTATTGTGTATCAGTTTATTTATCATGGCTGTATTTGATGTCCTACAAATACAAACAGCaatgggtgtgaatacttatgTGATTTTTATTCCCACACAAACCTTTTCACTTTGATATTATGtggtaaaaaaacattttaaaaaggatgTTGCATAAAATAACATCCTTTCTAGACAAActgtaagaaaataaagttcTAAAATGTCATGCATAATGTGATATAAAGCtattttctggtgtttttatgTCACATCTTTCCTGATTTTGGCAAAgtaataaagaaattatttttttaaaaaagggtgGCCAGCTGAAAACTTTTCCCCCATTATGATACATCCATCAGGTGACATTTGTCggatattttctgtatttcttttattgtatatttttaaaacgcATGACTGTCagacaatgttttaaaaattttactcCCATAGATATTCATGTCCGAAAGACTCATAAAGATAATgaaaagttgaatttatttaataattctaaatgttttacagttttctacaGGGCCGGGTCTACAAGCCTGTGGGGCTGGAGTCAGTTTTGGTGCCCAATTCACTGCATCTACTACTGCAAATTAGAATACATTAATATGAAGTCACACACATTAATTGATACATTTAGGTTTAAAATGGAGGGAACAACATGGAGCAGTAATCCATGTTGTTGCCCACAGAAATATTACTTTATAAATTTCCAATATTTGAGTATcgtgtaaaattataaaaaatctTCACAATATGAGCCTATAAATTGTATATAAAATAGAAGCAAAatatgcattcataaaaaaaataaaaagtatctgGGGCCCCCGAAACACTTCGGGATCTGAGCTGCTGCCCTGTTTCTAAAGTCTGGCCCAGGTTTTGCAGATGATCCTGCTCTGCAGCTACTGGCACCAAACACAAGATGTTATCCTGGCTTCCTGAAAttgttttgtgtgaaactgGACTCATGTCTGTCAAGGTGTCATTATTTCTAGGTTGAAAGTTTTTTTAGGGGTTCTGAGTGGTTCTACACCCGCGAGTTGGTGGGAACGCGCGACGAAACAAATCGGATCCTCTGTGAGTACAGCAGGTCTGTCAGATAAAGCCCAAAATTCACACAGGAGAACACGGCCACCACCACTTTGCTGTCCCATGGACACTTCCCCTGCGGACACGACGAGGGTCGCCATGGAGACCCATACTTTGAGTCGAAGCAGAAAACCGGCCACACCACCGAGGCGCTCAGGTAGAGCAAAACCTCCAGGAAGGTGCACACCACCACGAAGCGATCGAAGGGCATGCACCTCACAGTTTTGGTGCGTTTACAGACGGTCATCAAGACCACCAGGGCGGTGAGAGCAAAGCAGGAAGCGTAGACGACCACGCAGTAGATTGTGGCGGCGTAACGCGAGAACTGGCTCCCGTTGGCCAGCGCCCCAAAGATGACGCAGGCGATGAAGGCCTGCACCACTTTCAGAAGGCCGGGGACGGTAGCCATGTAGCCCACCACGATGTGGCCCGGTCTGGCCCGGCACAGGGCCACTTCGGCTCCGTAGGCCAGAGTTCCCAGGATGGAGCAGACGGTGACGGCGATGCGGAAGTCTCGGACTTCGCAGCCTTCGTACGGGCACTCGGACCTGACGAAGAACAGCGGGTAAACCACAGAGGCCGTCACGTACCTGCAGGAAGGAGACAGGAAGACGAGTTTATCTGTCTGGGTTTTCAGGTCAACTCAAGGTCAGGTTCAGCAAATCAAGGCAAGAGCAAGATCTTAAAAAATGATTGAGAAATTGAGTGGCCGGTCGGTCGGTTGGACATCCATCAGTCCGAAGGGAAATGAGGGGAACAGAGACATCCCTCCCCCTATGGACACTCTCCAACCAGAGACCAACCAGACCAGAGCCGATCTACATACttgcttgtttattttgattattgtatttgagaaaacacaacatttactGATTGTTTCCTAATTGGTATTATGAAATCATggcgtaaagcactttgaaccgcCTTGTTGCTGGAATGTGCTATAGAAATGAACTTGAGTTGAATCTGGAGATGAACGATTAACTCGTGAGTGGAACCTCCAGTGTTTCCTGTCACCCACATGAGCGTGGCGCAGGCAGCCCAGGTGACCGTCAGGTTGTCCCAGGACACCCGGAGGCAGCTGTAGAGACGGGTGGCGTCCAGGAAGAAGATGGCCGCCGACACGGCGAAGCAGCAGCACCAGGCCGCCATGCAGAACACGCCCTGCGACCCGCTGTACCCGGCGCTGTGGGTCACCATCGCGATCACAGCACATCCCATTGCTAACTGGCAGACCCGGGCGCCACCCAGGGTGGAGCAGAGAGCCCCCTTGTTGAGGTACGGACCGCCCTGGGAGTCCATGGCTGACAGGAAAACGACTTTGCGTCCAGAAGCAGCTCCACGTTTCAGGTTCAACACGGGTTTGTCGAGAATTTTCGTTCTTCAGGACATCTGTGAAGCAAAGAAACAGAGTGACATTTCCTCATTTTAAGACTTGTAGGGGTTTTCTTACATTTCCATGTTAACTGGTTGTTTGTTTCCTCATTTTCTATCCAGTGTGCGACTCCTAGACTTTGCTTTAGTGAAACATGACACTCAACCAGATATGAAAATAACGATATAGCTTCTACAAAATGATTCCCAGTCAGTTTTTAGCTGGAAACTTGGCACGCAGTCAGTGATCGGCTGAAGAATGATGGATATCTCAGGTCTTTGCTGGAGTCTCTCCCATTTCTGAGTGACTTTCAGGAGCATCTGCTGCACACAGTTTTTCAAACCTGCATCCTTTCTCGCATTATCAAAACTGAATGCCATGCCAGGTCTTTGGCTGCTTTGTCAAACTTTCATCTGTGGTGCTTTCTATCGATCCAGTGAAAGAAATGGGAACAAATTGCCTAAAGATCCGATATAAAATAGATCCTAAGTAACTTCCGTCTTGACTCAACCCTTGAGCTTggagccattttatttttcaatgattCAAATGTCAGGTTGGCtaacaaattatatatataattttcttcttGGGAGCAAAACTCAATGGatctaaaatctaaattaatgtagaaaaatcaACCAAACCCCAAATTTGTAGATcgcaataaaacatttcaaaatgaatttgtaatttaacataAATCCTGTAAAgttcagctgatttttttttttaatagatggaataaaacagaaaaatcttcaaTAAGAACATTGCATAAATCTGCACAACCTAAAACTAATACTTTGCTGAAAGACGCTGGTTTAAATGTAGCATTCAGTCTACTTTGGTGAGAGTCGGTCAGATCCTTGGAGTTTCTGGTTGGAAacttctgcagctcctcagaTTCCTTTTTGcattagtttctgttttcattcattttgaagATTTCTTTTCTGTCTATTCCAATTTTTTCCTCTGTGTCATGGTACGTTATGATGGGAATTTTTATGCATTCTCCTCTAGACTGAGGCATTTGTACAATGGCATACTTTAGAATGCTCTAGGATTCCTCTGCATCCTGCAGCTTCAGCtaaagaaaatgagcaaaacgtAAGATAacgtaattttatttatatagcaacAGTTTCAGCAgtaaagcagttcaaagtgctttacatgaattagaaggaaacatgacaaaccaaaggaaagggcaaaagaaaataaaacaaaaaatcctgcTTGGGCAGCTGGACTTCATGTCACCGGTACTGATCGATGGAAACGTGAACGCTTCAGCcgtgaaaacaaaatgctgtgaTCGGATCAAAACCTGACACCTCAAAAGGCTGGGATACGTGTCACGACAAGAGGAGGAAAGTGTTTTGAACGACTTCATTCTGGTCTCAGCTATTTCAGCCACGCCgaggtttatttttgtgttgatgAATCACAGACGCAAGGGGAAACGCATTTCAGAGATCTTCTGTCAAGAACTTAGTCTGGGCCGGCAGTGGGACACTCACCTCTCCGCTGACCAATCCCCCTCGATCACATGAGGCAAAAACGCTCAGAGCTCTTCAACAAAACGACTTCCACAGCTCCTCAGCATCAG harbors:
- the LOC103465455 gene encoding myeloid-associated differentiation marker-like protein 2, encoding MDSQGGPYLNKGALCSTLGGARVCQLAMGCAVIAMVTHSAGYSGSQGVFCMAAWCCCFAVSAAIFFLDATRLYSCLRVSWDNLTVTWAACATLMYVTASVVYPLFFVRSECPYEGCEVRDFRIAVTVCSILGTLAYGAEVALCRARPGHIVVGYMATVPGLLKVVQAFIACVIFGALANGSQFSRYAATIYCVVVYASCFALTALVVLMTVCKRTKTVRCMPFDRFVVVCTFLEVLLYLSASVVWPVFCFDSKYGSPWRPSSCPQGKCPWDSKVVVAVFSCVNFGLYLTDLLYSQRIRFVSSRVPTNSRV